The Akkermansiaceae bacterium genome has a window encoding:
- a CDS encoding glycosyltransferase gives MQRKQMHQLKVDGKFFRAGGERVFLKMVTYGPFPIPRPAAVADDREQMAGIARAGFNAVRIYEEPDDGLLDAAQDAGLWVFVGLNWEYMRDFISKPSLYGSAQVALADGLKSWGRHPAVAGVLVANEIPSDMVRWMGVMKVRRALEELIALGRLECPGLLYGYANFPTTEYLEPANADFTAMNVYLEKKEDFAGYLPRLHNVAGDRPVLLSEFGLDTRRNGEAAQRDAMLWGVRESLSAGMAGLTVYAWSDHWLNRGVVMDDWCFGLTDREGREKPALMALAGLLPGVTNPEHGIELTEYPVISVVVCTHNGAHRMEACLSALLALDYPDYEVVVVDDGSTDPTAEVVGKFDGVRLIQLRHAGLSAARNRGAEVARGEIIAFTDDDCEPDAAWLKWLAYAFAKGGWDACGGPNLPPRPIPENNGRAGVSPMDEAVVAAAPGAPSHVLLEDGEAEHLPGCNLVVRKDVMLSLGGFGVAYRVAGDDVDFCWRLREAGFRLGFCGAAFVWHRRRTSLWRYIKQQYGYGKAEALLMRDHPERFRRGSGALWQGQVYCGGAMTVDAGSVIYHGSMGMAPYQQLALTMQPQRPMPEEFVCMESKIKLFLAMAIQPRVRAWSRWWHSLRWRGAVERVPKKRGYVLVDCMRDYDEYEARWWAEGGIAREEVLEAILEDGWLALENDSDWDCDRFGLRLVIACEPHESGSLVLTRMEMDSRNKGRLPADFVRRLEGLGLVRV, from the coding sequence GTGCAGCGGAAACAAATGCATCAGCTCAAAGTGGACGGGAAATTTTTCCGTGCTGGTGGTGAGCGCGTGTTTTTGAAAATGGTGACCTATGGGCCGTTTCCAATCCCGCGCCCTGCTGCGGTGGCCGATGACCGGGAGCAGATGGCAGGCATTGCCAGGGCGGGATTCAATGCAGTCCGTATTTATGAAGAACCTGATGATGGCCTGCTGGATGCGGCGCAGGATGCCGGGTTGTGGGTATTTGTCGGGCTGAACTGGGAATACATGAGGGATTTTATCAGCAAGCCGTCGTTGTATGGCTCGGCCCAGGTGGCACTGGCTGACGGGTTGAAATCGTGGGGGCGGCATCCGGCGGTGGCGGGGGTGCTGGTGGCGAATGAAATTCCATCGGACATGGTGCGGTGGATGGGTGTGATGAAGGTGCGCCGGGCGCTGGAGGAGCTGATCGCGCTTGGTCGCTTGGAATGTCCCGGGCTGCTGTATGGCTACGCCAATTTCCCGACCACGGAATACCTTGAGCCGGCCAATGCCGACTTTACGGCGATGAATGTCTACCTGGAGAAAAAGGAGGACTTTGCCGGTTATCTCCCCCGCTTGCACAATGTGGCGGGTGACCGTCCGGTATTGCTCAGTGAGTTTGGCCTGGATACCCGGAGAAATGGTGAGGCGGCCCAGCGGGATGCGATGCTTTGGGGGGTGCGGGAGTCCCTGTCGGCTGGTATGGCCGGGCTGACGGTTTACGCTTGGAGTGACCATTGGCTCAACCGGGGAGTGGTGATGGACGACTGGTGTTTTGGCCTGACCGATCGCGAGGGGAGGGAGAAACCGGCACTGATGGCTTTGGCTGGACTGCTTCCCGGCGTGACCAATCCCGAACATGGAATTGAACTCACAGAATACCCGGTCATTTCGGTGGTGGTCTGCACCCACAATGGCGCGCACCGGATGGAAGCGTGTTTGTCCGCGCTGTTGGCTTTGGATTATCCGGACTATGAGGTGGTGGTGGTCGATGATGGCTCCACCGACCCTACGGCTGAGGTGGTCGGGAAATTTGATGGGGTTCGTTTGATTCAGCTTCGGCACGCGGGGCTGAGTGCTGCTAGAAACCGTGGGGCCGAGGTGGCCAGGGGGGAGATCATCGCCTTTACCGATGACGATTGCGAGCCGGATGCAGCATGGCTGAAGTGGCTTGCGTATGCCTTTGCCAAAGGTGGTTGGGACGCATGCGGTGGTCCTAATTTGCCCCCGAGGCCAATACCTGAAAACAATGGCCGCGCTGGAGTAAGCCCCATGGATGAAGCGGTCGTGGCCGCTGCACCGGGTGCGCCGTCCCATGTGTTGTTAGAAGATGGTGAGGCAGAGCACCTTCCGGGGTGTAATCTTGTTGTTAGGAAGGATGTCATGCTGTCGCTAGGTGGGTTTGGCGTTGCTTATCGTGTCGCAGGGGATGATGTGGATTTTTGTTGGCGACTGCGTGAGGCGGGATTCCGGCTGGGGTTCTGTGGTGCGGCTTTTGTCTGGCATCGCAGGCGTACCTCGTTATGGCGGTATATTAAACAGCAGTATGGTTACGGCAAGGCGGAGGCCCTGTTGATGCGGGATCATCCGGAGCGGTTCCGTCGTGGCAGTGGAGCCTTGTGGCAAGGGCAGGTGTATTGCGGCGGGGCGATGACGGTGGATGCAGGCAGTGTGATCTATCATGGCTCGATGGGGATGGCGCCCTACCAGCAACTAGCCCTGACAATGCAGCCGCAGCGACCGATGCCGGAGGAATTCGTGTGTATGGAGTCGAAGATCAAGCTGTTTCTCGCGATGGCGATCCAACCGCGTGTACGCGCCTGGTCGAGGTGGTGGCACAGCCTCCGCTGGCGGGGTGCTGTGGAGCGGGTGCCTAAAAAACGGGGCTATGTCCTTGTCGATTGCATGCGTGACTATGATGAGTACGAAGCCCGCTGGTGGGCGGAAGGAGGGATTGCCCGCGAGGAGGTGTTAGAGGCCATTCTGGAAGACGGCTGGCTGGCGCTGGAAAACGACAGCGACTGGGATTGTGACCGGTTCGGGTTGCGCCTGGTCATTGCGTGTGAACCCCACGAGTCGGGATCGTTGGTGCTGACGCGGATGGAGATGGATTCCAGGAACAAGGGGCGTTTGCCTGCCGACTTTGTGAGGAGGCTTGAGGGGCTCGGGCTGGTGAGGGTTTGA
- the queA gene encoding tRNA preQ1(34) S-adenosylmethionine ribosyltransferase-isomerase QueA has protein sequence MLKTTDFDYHLPGELIASRPLDDRAASRMMVIHRGTGNIEHRMFADFPGFLLPDDLVVLNNTKVTPARFFSNDGNIELVCTHKLSALEWECLVRPGKKMKPGRTVEIGESTGTVAAVLENGNRIIRWDRAVDEETHGRLALPHYMNRESDVADRDRYQTTFAREEGAIAAPTAGLHFTPEILSKINHAFLTLHVGVGTFRPVKAEYIKDHQMHAERYHLSQETADRINAAKQSGRVIATGTTCTRVLESLAHDTFKLQLSAASGETDIFISPPYDFKVVDCLLTNFHLPQSTLIMLVSALAGRELILEAYAKAVEEKYRFFSYGDCMLIA, from the coding sequence ATGCTCAAAACCACCGACTTCGACTACCACCTGCCCGGGGAACTCATCGCCAGCCGACCGCTGGACGACCGCGCAGCCTCGCGCATGATGGTGATTCACCGCGGCACTGGAAATATCGAACACCGGATGTTTGCGGATTTCCCCGGCTTCCTGCTTCCTGACGATCTCGTCGTCCTCAACAACACCAAGGTGACCCCGGCACGGTTTTTCTCCAACGATGGAAACATCGAACTCGTCTGCACCCACAAACTGTCCGCGCTCGAGTGGGAATGCCTCGTTCGCCCCGGTAAGAAAATGAAACCTGGACGCACGGTCGAAATAGGCGAATCCACCGGCACGGTTGCAGCCGTGCTGGAAAACGGTAACCGCATCATCCGCTGGGACCGTGCCGTCGATGAGGAAACCCACGGACGACTCGCCCTGCCCCACTACATGAACCGCGAAAGCGACGTCGCCGACCGCGACCGCTACCAGACCACCTTCGCCCGCGAGGAAGGCGCCATCGCCGCACCCACCGCCGGACTGCACTTCACGCCTGAGATCCTTTCAAAAATCAACCACGCCTTCCTTACCCTCCACGTCGGCGTCGGCACCTTCAGGCCGGTCAAAGCCGAATACATCAAGGACCACCAGATGCACGCGGAGCGCTACCACCTGAGCCAGGAAACAGCCGACCGCATCAACGCGGCCAAACAATCGGGTCGGGTCATCGCGACCGGCACCACCTGCACCCGGGTGCTCGAAAGCCTCGCACACGATACGTTCAAACTCCAATTAAGCGCCGCCTCCGGCGAGACGGATATCTTTATCAGCCCTCCCTACGATTTCAAAGTGGTCGACTGTCTGCTGACCAATTTCCACCTACCGCAAAGCACTCTGATCATGCTCGTGTCCGCCCTGGCAGGCAGAGAGCTGATCCTTGAGGCGTATGCCAAGGCGGTAGAGGAAAAATACAGATTCTTCTCGTACGGCGACTGCATGCTGATTGCCTGA
- a CDS encoding PEP-CTERM sorting domain-containing protein: protein MKPNQLTVSLLSLSLGLAASGIAFSGVSFTYNYLDDPGVGFNFAGQTGIDRRASLEQAGNYISSLFGAYDANIELDIIGSETDDNTLASAGTNWNASYPGTGFGDRGDVMLKILGGNAADPDSNAADGVVYWNFEDHEWFTGNTPEAGKFDLVSTAIHELTHALGFASAINDDGTDGWSSPLGDPSTWAPFDEFVADSTGPLINASFEIDSSRWTTASVGGTGASGLIFLGPNAMAANGGNPVYLYSPISWDGGSSGSHLDTDYYDPAISGRIENMMNHASSFGPGELDIREFTAIEIGMLKDIGYVNIVPEPSVILMGFAGSAFLVMRRKRTA from the coding sequence ATGAAACCTAACCAACTCACAGTGAGTTTGCTCTCATTGTCCCTCGGTCTTGCCGCATCCGGAATCGCGTTTTCGGGTGTATCCTTCACTTATAATTATCTCGATGACCCCGGTGTCGGCTTCAATTTCGCCGGCCAGACGGGTATCGACCGCAGAGCTAGCCTTGAGCAGGCCGGCAACTACATTTCCTCCCTGTTCGGTGCCTACGACGCCAACATCGAGCTCGACATCATCGGCAGCGAGACCGACGATAATACGCTCGCTTCCGCCGGAACCAACTGGAACGCATCCTACCCCGGCACAGGCTTCGGTGACCGGGGTGATGTCATGCTCAAGATCCTCGGTGGCAATGCCGCCGACCCGGATTCAAATGCCGCTGATGGGGTGGTCTATTGGAATTTTGAGGACCACGAATGGTTTACGGGCAACACCCCCGAAGCCGGTAAGTTTGACCTTGTCTCCACCGCAATTCATGAACTCACCCACGCCCTCGGCTTTGCTTCTGCCATCAACGACGATGGAACCGATGGCTGGAGCTCCCCGTTAGGCGACCCTTCAACCTGGGCCCCCTTCGATGAATTTGTGGCCGACAGCACGGGTCCGCTGATTAATGCATCCTTTGAGATAGACAGCAGCCGCTGGACAACCGCCTCTGTTGGAGGAACCGGTGCCTCAGGCCTTATCTTCCTCGGCCCCAATGCCATGGCGGCCAACGGAGGCAACCCCGTCTACCTCTACTCCCCGATATCATGGGACGGCGGAAGCTCCGGCTCACACCTGGACACCGACTACTACGACCCCGCCATCAGCGGACGGATTGAAAACATGATGAACCATGCGTCCTCCTTCGGCCCTGGCGAACTCGATATCCGTGAATTCACCGCCATCGAAATCGGCATGCTCAAGGATATCGGCTACGTCAACATCGTCCCCGAACCCTCGGTGATCCTGATGGGCTTTGCCGGCTCCGCATTCCTCGTCATGCGCCGCAAACGCACTGCCTGA
- a CDS encoding DUF4405 domain-containing protein has protein sequence MKKILPRILNYILYTSGILIAGSGFLIKWKIPHGPEGRTTSLWGLDRHEWRDVHLWGGILIVVLVVWHLWLHRRWIMNVACQKHSIRLLAGLLAPILLIGVLAVTPLANPPDSHGDGERCSECGANGRGHRGDDMERKHRGRGDSAGRLSGGNKKG, from the coding sequence ATGAAAAAGATATTACCACGCATATTGAATTATATCCTGTATACCAGCGGCATCCTGATCGCGGGTTCTGGTTTTCTGATCAAGTGGAAAATCCCGCACGGACCGGAAGGTCGTACTACCAGCCTCTGGGGTCTGGACCGGCACGAATGGAGAGATGTTCACCTGTGGGGCGGCATCCTCATCGTTGTGCTTGTCGTCTGGCACCTATGGCTGCACAGAAGATGGATAATGAACGTCGCCTGTCAAAAACACTCCATCAGGCTGCTTGCCGGCCTACTCGCCCCCATCCTGCTAATCGGGGTGCTGGCCGTCACGCCACTGGCCAATCCACCCGACAGCCATGGCGACGGCGAGCGCTGCAGCGAATGCGGCGCTAACGGCCGGGGACATCGCGGCGATGACATGGAGAGAAAACACCGCGGCCGCGGGGACTCCGCAGGCCGGTTATCGGGTGGCAACAAAAAAGGCTGA
- the pyrE gene encoding orotate phosphoribosyltransferase — MSNDDTRAALKALLLEKSVRTGEFTLASGKTSDLYIDCRVTAMDPHGANLIGKLGWQTVKQEIADRGLDVQAIGGMTLGADPISLAVGMTSAADEKPLQVFTVRKEPKGHGKGKQIEGNFKDGDTIVIVDDVITTGGSTLKAADVLEASGAKIAFALVLVDREEGGREAIEARGIPVVSLFSRSTLLD; from the coding sequence ATGTCCAACGATGATACCCGCGCTGCCCTGAAGGCGCTCTTGCTTGAAAAATCCGTCCGTACCGGCGAGTTCACCCTCGCATCCGGTAAAACATCCGATCTCTACATCGACTGCCGGGTTACCGCCATGGACCCGCATGGTGCCAACCTGATCGGAAAACTCGGCTGGCAAACCGTCAAACAGGAAATCGCCGACCGCGGCCTCGATGTGCAGGCCATTGGCGGTATGACCCTCGGTGCCGACCCCATTTCACTTGCTGTCGGTATGACTTCCGCCGCCGATGAAAAACCGCTCCAGGTCTTCACCGTCCGCAAGGAGCCCAAGGGCCACGGCAAGGGCAAACAGATCGAGGGGAATTTCAAGGACGGCGACACCATCGTGATCGTCGATGACGTCATCACCACCGGCGGCTCCACGCTCAAAGCCGCCGACGTCCTGGAAGCCTCCGGTGCGAAAATCGCCTTTGCCCTGGTGCTGGTCGACCGCGAGGAAGGCGGCCGCGAAGCCATCGAAGCACGCGGCATCCCGGTGGTCTCCCTGTTCTCCAGAAGCACGCTTTTGGATTAA
- a CDS encoding competence/damage-inducible protein A translates to MNIEIINTGSELLLGTTLNTHGAWIGGELLKLGLRVQRQTTVPDGNAITEAMAEAMERSDAVIVTGGIGPTSDDLTREAAAEVLGVDLITDEAALRSLEAFFSSRNRVMAEANKKQALNPVGATILPNPHGTAPGIYAPPRMSGDRLCALFLLPGPPGEMKPMFLNEVVPILRSLADVRDDQQVHTLSFTGVGESDFHAALHDAFLAIPNLEIGYCARPSEVDLRLIGPIDSIVRAADLAISTFSNECFSHTGESLEEVVVKLLLQRGKKLSLAESCTGGRIASRITDVPGASEVFTHGFVTYSNLAKQQLLGVNETTLETHGAVSKEVAVAMAEGALARSRANIAVSVTGIAGPGGGSEYKPVGTVWIGLATPTTRMAIRKYHPQGREHFKQATSQNALDLIRRALEPALNIS, encoded by the coding sequence ATGAACATCGAAATCATCAACACCGGCAGCGAGCTTCTGCTAGGCACCACCCTCAACACCCATGGTGCCTGGATCGGCGGTGAGTTACTCAAGCTCGGGCTGCGGGTGCAGCGCCAAACGACTGTGCCGGACGGTAATGCCATTACCGAGGCCATGGCTGAGGCGATGGAGCGCAGTGACGCGGTCATCGTTACCGGCGGTATTGGCCCGACCAGTGATGATCTCACACGCGAGGCGGCAGCAGAGGTGTTAGGTGTCGATCTCATCACCGACGAGGCCGCTCTGCGGTCGCTTGAAGCGTTTTTCTCCAGTCGAAACCGGGTGATGGCAGAAGCTAACAAAAAGCAGGCACTGAACCCGGTGGGAGCCACTATTTTACCCAACCCCCACGGCACCGCGCCCGGTATCTACGCGCCCCCGCGCATGAGCGGTGACCGCCTCTGCGCCCTCTTTCTTCTCCCCGGCCCGCCTGGCGAGATGAAACCGATGTTTCTAAATGAAGTCGTGCCCATACTCCGCTCCCTGGCGGATGTCCGGGATGACCAGCAAGTGCATACACTCAGCTTCACCGGCGTTGGCGAAAGCGATTTTCATGCGGCTCTCCATGACGCATTCCTCGCCATCCCGAACCTGGAAATTGGCTATTGCGCACGCCCGTCCGAAGTGGATTTGCGACTGATCGGCCCCATCGACAGCATTGTGCGCGCAGCTGACCTGGCCATCAGCACCTTTTCCAATGAATGTTTCAGCCACACAGGGGAAAGCCTCGAGGAAGTCGTGGTCAAACTGCTTCTCCAACGAGGCAAGAAACTCAGTCTCGCAGAAAGCTGCACAGGTGGCCGCATTGCCAGTCGAATCACCGATGTCCCAGGTGCGTCGGAGGTTTTCACCCATGGTTTTGTCACCTATTCCAACCTCGCCAAACAACAACTGCTCGGCGTCAACGAAACCACCCTGGAAACCCACGGGGCGGTGAGCAAAGAAGTCGCCGTCGCCATGGCCGAAGGTGCTCTGGCGAGGTCCCGCGCCAACATCGCAGTGTCAGTCACCGGTATCGCCGGACCAGGCGGCGGCAGCGAATACAAACCGGTCGGCACCGTCTGGATCGGCCTCGCTACTCCAACAACACGCATGGCCATCCGTAAATACCACCCCCAGGGGCGTGAGCATTTCAAACAAGCTACCAGCCAGAATGCACTCGACTTGATACGGCGCGCCCTCGAACCCGCCTTGAATATCAGCTGA
- a CDS encoding EamA family transporter — protein MYAALLTALLFALTGVCAAQASSLLGAGRANAWRLVIALAVLGVWAHGFGSGLGGGVLRWFMCAGGIGFGLGGWCVFQSLRRIGSTLTLLIVECSAALFATAIGWIFLGASLQIGEIALVVLILAGVVMGLAPGLSVVDARSAVRPRRRVILTGTALATAAALLQAVSFNLSRHAFSLLETSGASIKPLDAAYQRLLGGFLVALFLYAVTVCVRRFRPGKPGITSTFPESPLPAPVWVTLNALFGPVLGVTCMLWAISLVANPGLVQAVAASATLLTVPFARRLESSRPGLSYYLGCLLALGGIAGLLLS, from the coding sequence ATGTACGCCGCCCTTCTCACCGCCCTGCTGTTTGCACTAACAGGGGTTTGTGCTGCGCAGGCATCAAGCCTGCTTGGTGCTGGTCGTGCCAATGCCTGGCGGCTGGTGATCGCGTTGGCGGTGCTCGGTGTTTGGGCGCACGGCTTCGGTTCCGGACTTGGTGGCGGCGTGCTGCGCTGGTTCATGTGTGCCGGCGGGATTGGTTTTGGTCTCGGTGGCTGGTGTGTGTTCCAGTCGCTGCGCCGGATCGGCTCCACGCTCACCCTGCTTATTGTCGAGTGCTCTGCGGCACTTTTTGCGACTGCGATCGGCTGGATATTTCTCGGGGCCTCACTGCAAATTGGGGAAATCGCCTTGGTTGTTCTGATCCTTGCCGGAGTGGTCATGGGCTTGGCTCCGGGCTTGTCCGTGGTTGATGCCAGGAGCGCGGTCAGACCCCGGCGCAGGGTTATTCTAACAGGTACGGCCTTGGCGACCGCTGCCGCTCTTTTGCAAGCTGTGAGTTTCAACCTCTCCCGCCATGCCTTTTCCTTGTTAGAAACCAGTGGTGCGTCGATCAAGCCACTTGATGCGGCCTACCAACGACTGCTTGGAGGGTTTTTGGTTGCGCTGTTCCTCTATGCCGTCACGGTGTGTGTCCGCCGTTTCCGCCCGGGGAAGCCCGGTATCACGTCCACGTTTCCGGAATCGCCGCTACCTGCTCCGGTGTGGGTGACGCTCAATGCCTTGTTCGGGCCTGTGCTGGGGGTTACATGTATGCTTTGGGCGATCAGCCTGGTGGCCAACCCGGGTCTGGTGCAGGCGGTTGCAGCCAGTGCCACACTGCTGACGGTGCCCTTTGCCCGTCGGTTGGAGTCCTCGCGTCCGGGGCTTTCCTATTACCTCGGTTGCCTGCTGGCGCTTGGCGGTATTGCCGGGCTTTTGCTCAGCTGA
- a CDS encoding TonB-dependent receptor — protein MPRELPTNVNRDTISRNKVIKPVAACGLLSAVILSGHAAAAITDTDDRLPPSVIQAGQALSSVGSGILALATETPLEPSGERLSAVFQRVPGLTAQDSFGGFDPPRLAVRGSGVQSAPTSRGLLISFFDMPLNAADGSFNLSLLESSWMQSASLTRGPAAGVPSLGGSLTLGSDSDLFDLRWSAGASYGSDNTLTLSAGGAQQVNGLDLAARAVFSRTDGWRPHSWQERTSFLAALRSALADDTELTIRFFGSRPSYEVPGPLSYHDALHHPESNLKRVVLDRPRRETEYGQLYARVDKRWTDTRASLGIGAVSNRDTFYQLLPNGISSSREQEAYITFKAEKNWNSGAQQTRFASLLHAGWWDVHRYRSVGGEMGALIGHQRLEPVTLTAALDHRWDLTGNQKLEVGASLLSADRDIHDRLGTAAGLTPVDLSSSGSRLAPRAAWSWSPLEYTTLTASWSRSYEPPSYNDLFHMTGPMNARELRSSPLEWQTANSFEIGAHGRYDRLAWSASIYYAPWENEFLRLVDAGGSPRGTVNAGDTIHSGFEGAVEWDLLPGSKSGLSAWATYSYTDARFDNDPVYGDKRLGGIPPHTGAIGLRATSAGGWFIAPAFQWRAGDTYGDHAHGSSYGGSGICSLELGRRHPDGWAVTLGVYNLFDSDAIASTAGVLDNAVGSDPAIFLPAAGRTVELRVEYTW, from the coding sequence ATGCCCCGAGAGCTGCCTACAAACGTTAACAGGGATACAATTTCCCGAAACAAGGTCATCAAGCCTGTTGCGGCCTGCGGTCTGTTGTCAGCTGTTATTCTATCAGGCCACGCTGCCGCAGCAATAACGGATACAGATGACAGGCTGCCGCCATCGGTCATCCAGGCCGGGCAGGCTCTGTCGTCGGTAGGTAGTGGTATCCTGGCCTTGGCGACGGAAACCCCGCTTGAGCCATCCGGCGAGCGCCTCTCTGCGGTTTTCCAACGTGTGCCCGGACTGACGGCCCAGGACAGTTTTGGTGGATTTGACCCGCCACGTCTTGCCGTGCGGGGATCGGGCGTCCAGAGTGCCCCTACCAGCAGGGGGCTTTTGATCTCGTTTTTTGATATGCCGCTGAATGCCGCGGACGGCTCGTTCAACCTCTCCCTGCTGGAAAGCTCATGGATGCAGTCTGCCAGCTTGACCCGGGGGCCGGCGGCAGGTGTGCCATCGCTCGGTGGCTCTCTAACACTCGGTAGTGACTCGGACCTCTTTGATCTCCGGTGGTCAGCCGGGGCATCGTATGGCAGTGACAACACCCTCACCCTGTCCGCAGGCGGGGCGCAACAGGTCAATGGGCTCGATCTGGCTGCCCGCGCTGTCTTCAGCCGCACGGATGGCTGGCGTCCGCACTCCTGGCAGGAACGCACAAGCTTCCTTGCCGCCCTCCGCTCGGCACTGGCCGATGATACGGAGCTGACCATCCGGTTTTTCGGCTCCCGGCCATCCTATGAGGTGCCTGGACCGCTGAGCTACCACGACGCCCTGCACCATCCGGAGAGCAACCTCAAACGAGTGGTTCTGGACCGCCCGCGCCGGGAAACCGAATACGGCCAGCTCTATGCGCGTGTTGACAAACGCTGGACCGATACCCGCGCCTCGCTCGGTATCGGCGCTGTTTCCAATCGGGATACCTTCTATCAACTACTCCCTAACGGAATCAGCAGCTCCAGGGAGCAGGAAGCCTACATCACCTTCAAGGCGGAGAAAAACTGGAACTCCGGCGCACAACAGACCCGTTTTGCCTCCCTGCTTCACGCCGGATGGTGGGATGTCCACCGCTACCGGTCCGTCGGTGGTGAAATGGGCGCGCTGATCGGTCACCAGCGGCTCGAACCCGTCACGCTAACCGCCGCGCTCGACCATCGCTGGGATCTTACCGGCAACCAGAAATTGGAAGTGGGAGCCTCCCTGCTGTCGGCTGACAGGGATATCCATGATCGACTCGGCACCGCAGCTGGACTGACTCCGGTCGATTTGTCATCATCCGGCAGCCGACTGGCCCCCCGCGCGGCGTGGTCGTGGTCGCCGTTGGAGTACACCACCCTCACCGCATCGTGGTCCCGGTCGTATGAGCCACCCAGCTACAACGACCTCTTCCATATGACCGGCCCGATGAATGCCCGCGAGTTGCGCAGTTCCCCGCTGGAGTGGCAGACGGCGAACTCTTTTGAGATTGGCGCGCACGGACGATACGACCGGCTTGCGTGGTCGGCTTCCATTTATTATGCGCCATGGGAAAACGAGTTTTTACGTCTGGTGGACGCCGGTGGCTCACCCCGGGGCACGGTTAATGCCGGTGATACCATCCACTCCGGCTTTGAGGGTGCGGTGGAATGGGATCTGCTGCCTGGGTCCAAGAGCGGACTGAGTGCCTGGGCGACCTACAGCTATACCGATGCCCGGTTCGACAACGATCCGGTTTACGGTGACAAACGACTGGGAGGCATCCCGCCGCATACCGGCGCCATCGGTTTGCGGGCGACCTCCGCCGGCGGGTGGTTTATTGCTCCGGCCTTCCAGTGGAGGGCAGGGGACACCTATGGCGACCATGCCCACGGCTCAAGCTACGGAGGCTCCGGGATTTGCTCGCTGGAGCTGGGCCGCAGACACCCCGATGGCTGGGCTGTGACCCTGGGGGTTTACAACCTGTTCGACAGCGATGCCATTGCGAGCACGGCGGGTGTGCTCGACAATGCCGTTGGTAGTGACCCCGCGATTTTCTTGCCCGCCGCTGGACGTACGGTGGAGCTTAGGGTTGAATACACGTGGTAA